The following proteins come from a genomic window of Nitrosopumilus sp.:
- a CDS encoding DUF2070 family protein, protein MEQDPDDVSNIHNRFSLTLVNPSSHYFSLVVSLIVSSVMVLATYFGYLTNVSFEQNWYRLPLVLGVLVVTQLLDTRFSKKKELSKSLHSSLFGNMLWTVTILMGILSSIVLSKEIELFFIVFGVLLFASFRIGIYTTTLGASLKKAWAICFIQPLAMYLVLIPQDMWFSILSEPIGLVYGISFMVIASIWSVLTDRAGRPGMESTHKTIQAYLASQGNDFDDAEELMEQRSNETKVTTSQLRLSSPNGETEFRMVLPEIHPGPYHPVGGSNIPYLIYKNLSSSAMVMHSISDHSLNLPSRNEVENYLKKMQDSKIKEEGLQCTEPVTVQINKARVIGLLFGNNPLLFLSLSPHGMEDIPSYMKTEIEQYAKNRNYSRTMIVDCHNAMGEEISKEDGEDMLKAAKSCLDTLITKENYPIEFGYANSDDMDVWTEDLGMGGLGIVCLVINNKKYFLGWADANNMENGVREKIIDNFSKLDYNLVEICTSDTHYAPVKARNRNGYYQLGLITSADKLSKWFLEIARNAESDTKSAKFEILENEASVKVMGHEIYEDYSKALDNSLKITKAFVIGGVLFFITSLFL, encoded by the coding sequence ATGGAACAAGATCCAGACGATGTTTCAAATATACACAATAGATTCTCGCTTACTCTAGTTAATCCATCATCACATTATTTTTCATTAGTAGTATCACTAATAGTATCTTCAGTGATGGTTCTTGCAACATATTTTGGTTATTTGACCAATGTAAGTTTTGAACAAAATTGGTATAGACTGCCACTTGTTTTAGGGGTTCTAGTTGTAACACAATTATTAGATACAAGATTTTCCAAGAAGAAAGAACTTTCAAAATCACTGCATTCATCTCTTTTTGGAAATATGTTATGGACAGTTACAATTTTGATGGGAATACTATCAAGCATAGTATTATCAAAAGAGATAGAATTATTTTTCATAGTTTTTGGAGTGTTGCTTTTTGCTAGTTTTAGAATAGGAATTTACACTACAACTCTTGGAGCAAGTCTCAAAAAAGCTTGGGCAATTTGTTTTATTCAACCATTAGCAATGTATTTGGTATTAATTCCGCAAGACATGTGGTTTTCAATACTTTCTGAACCTATTGGGTTAGTATATGGAATATCATTTATGGTAATAGCAAGCATATGGTCAGTTCTCACTGACAGAGCAGGAAGACCAGGAATGGAAAGTACACATAAAACAATTCAGGCATATCTTGCATCACAAGGAAATGATTTTGATGATGCTGAAGAATTAATGGAGCAGCGATCAAATGAAACTAAAGTTACTACATCACAGTTAAGATTATCATCACCTAATGGAGAAACAGAGTTTCGCATGGTATTGCCAGAAATTCACCCAGGACCATATCATCCGGTAGGCGGAAGCAATATCCCATACCTTATTTACAAAAATTTATCATCATCAGCAATGGTGATGCACAGTATTTCAGATCACTCATTGAATCTACCATCAAGAAATGAAGTTGAAAACTATCTGAAAAAAATGCAAGACAGTAAAATCAAAGAAGAAGGACTACAGTGTACAGAACCAGTCACAGTGCAAATAAACAAAGCCAGAGTAATAGGTTTACTTTTTGGAAATAATCCACTCTTGTTTTTGTCATTGTCGCCTCATGGTATGGAAGACATCCCTAGCTATATGAAAACAGAAATAGAACAATATGCAAAAAATAGAAATTATTCAAGAACAATGATTGTAGATTGTCATAATGCAATGGGGGAAGAAATTTCAAAAGAGGATGGCGAAGATATGTTAAAAGCTGCAAAATCTTGCCTAGACACTCTAATTACAAAAGAGAACTATCCAATAGAATTCGGTTATGCTAATTCAGACGATATGGATGTATGGACAGAAGATTTGGGGATGGGAGGCTTGGGAATTGTTTGCCTAGTAATAAACAATAAAAAATATTTTCTCGGATGGGCAGATGCAAACAATATGGAAAATGGAGTAAGAGAGAAAATAATAGATAATTTTTCAAAATTAGATTATAATTTGGTGGAAATCTGCACTTCAGATACCCATTATGCTCCGGTAAAAGCTAGAAACAGAAATGGGTATTATCAATTGGGGTTGATTACAAGTGCAGATAAGCTTTCAAAGTGGTTTTTGGAAATTGCTAGAAATGCAGAATCAGATACGAAATCTGCAAAATTTGAAATTTTAGAGAATGAGGCAAGTGTGAAAGTAATGGGGCATGAAATATACGAAGATTATTCAAAAGCACTAGACAATTCGTTGAAAATCACCAAAGCATTTGTCATTGGCGGAGTGCTGTTTTTCATAACTAGTCTGTTCCTATAG